A single region of the Saprospiraceae bacterium genome encodes:
- a CDS encoding EI24 domain-containing protein, with product MITEILDAFKGYVEGFRAIAKYRLWGYFAAPAIISILLGAIIFTTALGIADNIGEWLLSYYPWDWGRATLLKVANVFGGLFVGAFGLIIFKQLVIALSAPFMSMLSEQIEKKMIGRQGQGFSVSKMLSDLVRGIRIALRNITRELFFTLMLFLLGLIPVFSPFTTLAIFLVQAYYAGFGNMDFTLERHTNVRQSVRFVRQHKGLAIGNGTVFLLILMTVVGFVVVLPLSTAAAAVETLKRLEVRV from the coding sequence ATGATTACCGAGATATTGGATGCTTTTAAAGGATATGTTGAGGGCTTCCGAGCCATTGCAAAATATAGGCTTTGGGGTTATTTTGCAGCGCCTGCTATTATTAGTATACTACTTGGTGCTATTATCTTTACCACAGCTTTAGGCATTGCTGATAATATTGGGGAATGGCTCCTCTCTTATTATCCCTGGGATTGGGGGCGTGCCACCTTGCTGAAGGTGGCGAATGTATTTGGCGGTCTTTTTGTCGGCGCTTTTGGGCTGATTATTTTCAAACAATTGGTGATTGCGCTTTCCGCGCCATTTATGAGTATGTTATCGGAGCAGATTGAGAAAAAAATGATCGGCCGCCAAGGTCAAGGATTCAGCGTTTCAAAAATGCTTAGTGACCTGGTAAGAGGTATTCGGATTGCTTTGCGGAATATTACCCGCGAATTGTTTTTTACCTTGATGTTGTTTTTACTGGGGCTCATCCCCGTTTTTAGCCCATTCACTACACTTGCCATTTTTCTTGTACAGGCTTATTATGCGGGGTTTGGCAACATGGATTTTACCTTGGAGCGCCACACCAATGTTCGCCAGAGTGTCCGGTTTGTCCGCCAACACAAAGGCCTTGCCATCGGAAATGGAACCGTATTTCTCTTGATTTTAATGACGGTCGTGGGCTTTGTCGTGGTCTTACCACTGAGTACGGCCGCTGCTGCTGTTGAAACCTTGAAGCGATTGGAAGTGAGGGTGTGA
- the hemL gene encoding glutamate-1-semialdehyde 2,1-aminomutase, translating to MELVNKINRQRSAELFEEAKQYFPGGVNSPVRAFKSVSGPPLFISEGQGCRIEDEDGNSFIDFCCSWGPLILGHNNDAIREKVIATVAKGTSFGTPTKLGNQLGKLILSHNRFLEKMRFVSSGTEAVMSAIRLARGVTGRSKIVKFEGCYHGHVDALMVKAGSGLVTFGESTSAGIPPEFARETLVLPLDRPDLLDQLLATFAPEIACIIIEPVPANNGLLLQDVSFLRYLRTKTQDHGILLIFDEVISGFRLGFEGAAGYYDIHPDIVTYGKIIGGGMPVGAYGSSEAIMRHVAPEGPVYQAGTLSANPVAMAAGLAALEQLLVPGFYETLASKTTQFVGTIQHYCDQKGYTFSMPHIGSIFWIAFSKDQIKRADQIDSASMEKFKVLHHELLQRGVYLGPSGYEVGFVSAAHTAEDLAEAAHHICEAIDIAIVA from the coding sequence ATGGAATTAGTCAACAAAATCAATCGGCAGCGCTCTGCTGAATTATTCGAAGAAGCCAAACAGTACTTCCCGGGCGGCGTTAATTCTCCTGTTCGGGCCTTCAAGTCAGTCTCTGGGCCACCTTTGTTTATTTCCGAAGGACAAGGCTGTCGGATCGAAGATGAAGACGGCAATAGTTTTATCGACTTTTGTTGCTCCTGGGGACCACTGATCCTCGGTCATAATAATGATGCCATCCGTGAGAAGGTTATCGCTACTGTCGCCAAAGGCACTTCCTTTGGTACACCGACCAAATTGGGTAATCAATTGGGCAAATTGATCTTAAGCCATAACCGATTCCTGGAAAAAATGCGCTTTGTGAGTTCGGGAACAGAAGCGGTGATGTCGGCTATCCGCCTGGCCAGGGGTGTTACAGGCAGGAGTAAAATCGTCAAATTCGAGGGATGCTATCACGGGCATGTAGATGCCCTGATGGTAAAAGCCGGGTCAGGCTTGGTTACCTTTGGCGAAAGCACCTCTGCCGGCATCCCACCGGAGTTTGCTCGGGAGACCCTGGTTTTACCGCTCGACCGGCCCGACTTACTGGATCAGTTACTAGCTACATTTGCCCCTGAAATAGCCTGTATCATTATCGAGCCTGTCCCGGCCAATAATGGTTTGCTCTTGCAAGACGTTTCTTTTCTCCGTTACCTAAGAACAAAAACCCAAGACCATGGCATTTTGCTAATCTTTGATGAAGTTATTTCTGGGTTCCGCCTTGGATTTGAAGGGGCGGCGGGTTATTATGACATCCACCCTGATATCGTGACCTATGGTAAAATTATAGGTGGGGGAATGCCCGTCGGTGCCTATGGAAGCAGCGAGGCGATCATGCGCCATGTAGCACCAGAAGGGCCAGTGTACCAGGCAGGAACTTTGTCGGCCAACCCGGTGGCGATGGCGGCGGGCCTGGCTGCCTTGGAGCAATTGCTCGTGCCAGGCTTTTATGAAACCCTCGCAAGCAAAACGACGCAATTTGTTGGCACGATTCAACATTATTGCGACCAAAAAGGCTATACCTTTAGCATGCCTCACATAGGGTCCATCTTTTGGATTGCCTTTAGCAAAGATCAGATAAAACGCGCAGACCAAATTGATAGCGCCAGTATGGAAAAATTTAAGGTTTTACATCATGAATTATTGCAACGAGGTGTATATTTAGGTCCAAGTGGATATGAAGTGGGCTTTGTATCTGCCGCACATACGGCAGAAGACCTGGCAGAGGCAGCCCATCACATCTGCGAAGCGATCGATATCGCGATAGTGGCTTAG
- a CDS encoding T9SS type A sorting domain-containing protein yields MIKQFTTFSLLFCLLTVSAFSQQRIMTPVPDRVVTHPLPHNLISTRATMDTLIPNALGLACGDTVYSNPITDLWGFVGGTNEYGDTEKAQRYSFSEVSPFKVTETWVFFASASVVGDANISIKIYSVKSNGAPDVLLGTSDPVKASEILLDDQLVLPTSFTFSSPVLVEVPDFFVSVDFSESYNAQTDTIGIFMTGPNCGSGDDSWELFSTGDWYAINDQDSWRYNSDFWIFPIIEYEAPLNTTDAFVAKNGLQLFPAQPNPAYEQIGLPYELSNGTRVSIEIYAADGRLLRKIDKGQQGPGAYRENLSVADLPAGAYVYGIVTEEARIMSRFIVNH; encoded by the coding sequence ATGATTAAACAATTTACAACTTTCTCTCTTCTGTTTTGCTTACTAACTGTTTCAGCGTTTAGCCAGCAAAGAATAATGACTCCAGTTCCAGATAGAGTGGTGACTCATCCACTCCCCCACAATTTGATTTCTACCCGTGCGACAATGGATACCTTAATCCCTAACGCTCTGGGACTGGCCTGTGGCGATACGGTATATTCTAATCCAATAACGGATTTATGGGGATTCGTCGGAGGAACAAATGAATATGGAGATACTGAAAAGGCCCAACGCTATAGTTTTTCTGAGGTTAGTCCTTTTAAGGTTACCGAAACCTGGGTATTCTTTGCATCAGCTAGTGTAGTAGGTGATGCAAATATTTCTATTAAGATATATTCAGTGAAATCTAACGGTGCACCTGATGTGCTTTTAGGCACCAGTGATCCAGTTAAAGCCAGTGAGATTCTATTAGATGACCAATTAGTGCTACCAACCAGTTTTACTTTTAGTTCCCCAGTCTTAGTAGAGGTGCCTGATTTTTTTGTAAGTGTTGATTTTTCAGAATCGTATAATGCACAAACCGATACCATTGGCATTTTCATGACTGGACCTAATTGTGGTTCAGGAGACGATAGCTGGGAGCTATTTAGCACAGGAGATTGGTATGCTATTAATGATCAAGACTCTTGGAGATATAATTCTGACTTCTGGATTTTTCCCATTATTGAATACGAAGCGCCACTTAATACCACTGATGCATTTGTGGCAAAAAATGGGCTCCAACTCTTCCCGGCTCAACCCAACCCTGCCTATGAGCAGATTGGTTTGCCTTACGAGTTGAGCAATGGCACCCGGGTTTCCATTGAAATCTATGCAGCTGATGGGCGGCTTTTACGAAAAATAGACAAAGGCCAACAAGGGCCCGGTGCCTATCGCGAGAACCTCTCTGTCGCTGATTTGCCAGCAGGAGCTTATGTGTATGGTATTGTCACCGAAGAGGCCCGTATCATGAGTCGGTTCATTGTGAATCATTGA
- a CDS encoding response regulator transcription factor, with amino-acid sequence MIRILLVEDEENIREVVKLNLEMEDFEVVAAGNGKNALKYFREQHFDLLILDVMLPEIDGFQICEQVRLTNLDIPIIFLTAKDTAMDRIMGLKKGADDYLTKPFNLEELLLRVNNLIKRTSKAPENTPEVYTFGPNSVNFLTYEAQNSAGAFSLTKKEAMLLKLLIDRKNEVVSRQQILQSVWGYDVYPSTRTIDNFILSFRKYFEVDPKNPHHFLSVRGVGYKFVG; translated from the coding sequence ATGATCCGAATTCTGTTAGTCGAAGATGAAGAAAACATCAGGGAAGTGGTGAAACTCAACCTCGAAATGGAAGATTTTGAAGTAGTCGCTGCTGGCAATGGAAAAAATGCCCTAAAATACTTCAGAGAGCAACATTTTGATTTGCTTATCCTCGATGTTATGCTACCAGAAATTGATGGCTTTCAAATCTGTGAGCAGGTTCGACTGACCAATCTTGACATACCAATTATATTCCTCACGGCCAAGGACACCGCCATGGATCGCATCATGGGCCTCAAAAAGGGAGCCGATGATTACCTCACCAAACCATTCAACCTCGAAGAGCTTTTGCTAAGGGTCAATAACCTCATCAAACGAACCAGCAAAGCACCAGAAAACACGCCTGAGGTTTACACCTTCGGCCCGAACAGCGTCAACTTCCTGACCTACGAAGCCCAAAATTCGGCAGGCGCATTTAGCCTGACTAAAAAGGAAGCCATGCTGCTGAAATTACTCATCGACCGAAAAAATGAAGTGGTATCCCGACAACAAATCCTGCAATCTGTTTGGGGATACGACGTCTACCCTTCCACCCGCACCATCGACAATTTCATCCTTTCTTTTCGCAAATATTTTGAAGTAGATCCTAAAAATCCACATCATTTTTTGTCCGTCAGAGGTGTGGGGTATAAGTTTGTGGGGTAG
- a CDS encoding ATP-binding protein encodes MDDQQNIRLRLLSLLVIAYMLLAFAWWSVLLWTNNRDALNAKVELQRIGMVTTQMATEKDSGLSEQQIIDKAIKEFYQSERYLSLNNYYKRREYMIVGEGIFFVISLAIGVWLINRGYHKEMLAAQQRRNFLLSITHELKSPLSSIRLILETVRKRKLTSEQTEKLTNNGLNETERLTTLVNDLLLSAKLETAYQPHLESIDLAALTRDILQKLGDRHPLVDFSIREDNHLPAIFADKLGITSVILNLIENAIKYTPENPKINVVLDREDQDVSLSVADNGIGISDKDKKRIFEKFYRVGNEDTRQTKGTGLGLFIVKEIVKSHHGKIAVLDNKPKGTIFIITLPIRQKTSTSN; translated from the coding sequence ATGGATGACCAACAAAATATTCGACTACGTCTATTATCATTGCTTGTCATTGCCTATATGCTACTGGCTTTCGCCTGGTGGTCGGTTCTGCTTTGGACCAACAATAGAGATGCCCTGAATGCAAAAGTGGAATTGCAACGTATCGGCATGGTGACAACACAAATGGCCACTGAAAAAGATAGTGGACTAAGTGAACAGCAGATCATAGATAAAGCCATTAAAGAATTTTACCAATCTGAACGATACCTCAGTCTGAACAACTATTACAAAAGACGGGAATACATGATTGTCGGAGAAGGGATTTTCTTTGTCATCAGCCTGGCCATTGGCGTCTGGCTCATCAATAGAGGATACCATAAGGAAATGCTTGCCGCTCAACAAAGGCGGAACTTCCTGCTTTCTATCACCCACGAGTTAAAGTCTCCGCTATCCTCTATCCGACTCATCCTGGAAACCGTCCGAAAACGAAAGCTCACCAGCGAACAGACCGAAAAATTGACCAATAATGGCCTAAATGAGACCGAACGCCTCACCACGCTCGTCAATGACCTCTTACTAAGCGCCAAACTAGAAACTGCCTACCAACCTCACCTGGAGTCCATTGACCTAGCCGCACTAACCAGGGATATTTTACAAAAATTAGGAGATAGGCATCCACTCGTTGATTTTTCCATTCGGGAAGACAATCATTTGCCCGCTATCTTTGCCGATAAGCTTGGCATCACTTCCGTTATCCTCAACCTGATTGAAAACGCTATTAAATATACCCCGGAAAACCCCAAAATAAACGTTGTCTTAGATAGAGAAGATCAGGATGTTAGTCTTTCCGTTGCAGATAATGGAATTGGAATTAGTGACAAAGATAAAAAACGTATTTTCGAGAAATTCTACCGGGTTGGAAACGAAGATACCCGCCAAACAAAAGGCACCGGCTTGGGTTTATTTATTGTAAAGGAAATTGTGAAATCGCATCATGGGAAAATAGCTGTTTTGGATAATAAACCCAAAGGAACTATTTTTATCATTACACTGCCAATCCGGCAAAAAACCAGTACTTCAAATTAA